In Gimesia panareensis, the genomic window TTGGTTGTCTACAAGAAATAGATTTCGCTAATGATTTCTATCATTTACCACACCAGCTTTTGGCAAGCGGGCTAGAAAGATTAATGAAAAGTTATATTTCGCTTGTTTATCAGGATCAATACGGAGCATTTCCTGATATGGCATTGATGAAAAAACTAGGGCATGATCTTGAAAATCTTCAAAAAATAATTTGCACACAATACTACGGCGGACTCACCAGGCCTCTAATCAAGTGCGAGCACGAGTTTCTCATGAACGACAACACATTGAAGAACGAGATTCGTATACTATCTCAATTTGGCAGGTACGGACGATATTATAATCTTGATGTAGTGGCAGGTGATAAAGCAACAAACATTCTGTAAATTTCCGGGGCCTTCGGTCTCTGTGATCAGCATTAAATTGTCAGGTATCTCATGCCGGTTTCCCAGTCGTCGCTGAGTTCCACCAGGACCGCGGTCACCAGCCTCAGCAACGACTCCTCATTGGGAAACAGTCCCGCTACGCGGGTACGCCGTTTTAATTCCTTATTCTGCCGTTCCAGCATGTTTGTGGTTCGCATCCGCTTGCGATGACCGGCAGGGATGGTGAATACGGTCAGTCCTTCCGGGATGTTTTCTTCCGCCCAACTCGCCAGTTTCGGAGCTGTTTTTTCATGAGTGGAAACGAACCGTTTCAGTTCATTCAGCGCATCATCCAGGTCTCTGGCATTAAAGATATTGCGTAATTCTTCGCTCACCTGTTTGCGCAAATGAACCTTGGGAACGTATTGCATCGCGTTTTGCATCAAATGGAACTGGCAACGCTGCCAGGGCGTTCCAGCAAGCATGTTCTGTCGTGCCGCTTTCAGGCCTTCGTGTGCATCACTGACGATCAGCTTCACGCCATGCAGGCCGCGCTGGTTGAGTGAACCCAGGAATTCACGCCAATGGACTTCGGCTTCGGAGAGCGACACAGACACTCCGAGCACGCTCCGGTGACCGCTGGCCAGGACGCCGATCGCAATCAGCACGGCACAGTCCCGCACGCTGCCCTCCACGCGAACTTTTTCATAGCGGGCGTCGAGGATCAGGTATTCCACCTGCCCCAGCGGTCGATTACGCCACGTTTCCAGCTCTTCGTCGAGCAGTTTCGCTGCCCGACTGACCTGTGTACTGGTGACATCAAAGCCACAGAGTTCGGTGGTGATTTTGGCGACCTTACGGGTAGAGACGCCTTGAACATACATTTCAGCGATTGCCAGCTTCAGTGCGCGTTCAACTCCGTTCGCCGCGCTCCAGTGCAGAGGGATAAAAGTCGCCGTCGCGTGTCTGGGGCACCTGCAGTTCCAGCTTTCCGAGGCGACTTTGGAATTGATTTCGGCTTGAAACCCGTTGGCATAAGAACGGCGCGTTACGCTGCGTTGATACGGTTCGGCACCGAGGTATTCGGAACGTTCCAGCTTCATCGCTTCGTTGAACAGGATCTGGAGTGCTTGCGACATTTCATCGAATCCATGATCGGCCAGGAGCTGGACAGCGTCGAGAATGTTGTTAGATTGTTGTTGGTGGGCCATGGTTGGAGTTCCTTTTCTGTTGTGGAAAACATTAAAAAGAAACCGATCTGGCCCACCCTTTCAAGGGCTCGCCGGAGTGGTGCTTGTTATTTTCGCTACGCTCAAATAA contains:
- a CDS encoding IS256 family transposase: MAHQQQSNNILDAVQLLADHGFDEMSQALQILFNEAMKLERSEYLGAEPYQRSVTRRSYANGFQAEINSKVASESWNCRCPRHATATFIPLHWSAANGVERALKLAIAEMYVQGVSTRKVAKITTELCGFDVTSTQVSRAAKLLDEELETWRNRPLGQVEYLILDARYEKVRVEGSVRDCAVLIAIGVLASGHRSVLGVSVSLSEAEVHWREFLGSLNQRGLHGVKLIVSDAHEGLKAARQNMLAGTPWQRCQFHLMQNAMQYVPKVHLRKQVSEELRNIFNARDLDDALNELKRFVSTHEKTAPKLASWAEENIPEGLTVFTIPAGHRKRMRTTNMLERQNKELKRRTRVAGLFPNEESLLRLVTAVLVELSDDWETGMRYLTI